In Macadamia integrifolia cultivar HAES 741 chromosome 5, SCU_Mint_v3, whole genome shotgun sequence, a single window of DNA contains:
- the LOC122078999 gene encoding uncharacterized protein LOC122078999, with translation MIHLLSKAPFDFFVLSSEALGSSSVASSPPVVGEGKRFSDVTRLGFAAGYDSPSLKVEECTDSLSNTSVMGNASGLTGPRGTATQTFANIISAAKSADSVEVPKMNGFGKKGKKPSRVLLSTAGGRRY, from the exons atgattcATTTACTTAGCAAAGCTccttttgatttctttgttctttcATCTGAAGCTTTGGGGAGTTCTTCTGTGGCATCAAGTCCTCCAGTTGTCGGTGAGGGGAAACGGTTCTCAGATGTAACGAGACTTGGTTTTGCTGCCGGATATGATTCCCCTTCCTTGAAAGTGGAGGAATGTACTGATAGTTTGAGTAACACATCAGTGATGGGAAATGCTTCTGGACTAACTG GTCCAAGGGGCACAGCTACACAGACATTTGCCAATATAATATCTGCAGCCAAATCTGCTGATAGCGTGGAAGTACCAAAaatgaatggatttggaaagaaggggaaaaaaccaAGTCGGGTCCTCCTCTCAACAGCAGGTGGTCGACGATACTGA